TAACACTTCCATAACGTTTCATATTCTTCAGTCTATTAGATTAAGTATGAGCAAAAATAGCAGAAGTAAAAGAGTTGAAGTTTTCAATTTGCGTGGTTCTTTTGACTGTTTCCGAGATTTGAAAAATTACTTAGTTCATAAAGGACTAAGTCACTAGATGCAATAAATAAAAAATGACCCCGGAGAACGAACATATAAAACTAATCATTGGATATCTGCAAGGAACACTTGCGTCAGATGAAAATAATCGTTTTTACTCGTGGATAAATGAGAGTGAAAACAATAAAAAAGAATTCTTCGAAGTAAAAGCGATGTTTGATGCCGGAAAATCCACGTACAGTACACAAGCGGTCAAGGAGAGCTGGGATCGTCTATTAGATAAAAGAAGATCAAGACAACATTTCAATATATGGCGACAAGTCGGTAGCTATGCCGCAGTAGCATTAGTTGCTGTTATTTTAAGTTCAACCTTTTTCTTCTCTTTCTTTAAAGATGAAAAGAAAGGTTTCTATACACGATATATAGGAGGAGACGGCCTGGAGGCCGATGTCGTAGAATTACCAGACGGTACACATATCAGTCTCGGTTCTAAAACGACCTTTCATTATGACAAAGATTACGGTAAAGACAAACGTATCGTATATCTGGAAGGAGAAGCCTATTTTGAAGTAGCCAAACAAAAAGACAAACCTTTCATAGTGAAGACTAAAGAACAGGATATAGAAGCACTGGGCACAAAGTTCAATGTAATGGCTTATCCGCTAGATTCATTGGTGATAACCACATTATTGGAAGGTTCTGTTCGATTGACAACAATGAATCTGTCCCAGTCAACAATAATGAAGCCCGATCAACAGATTGTATATAATCGTAATACAAAACAATCTTCGCTTCAACATGTAGATGCCAGACAGTTTACTTCATGGACGACAGGATATTACTATTTCTCCGAACAAAGCCTCAAAGCGATCCTTGACAGGCTGAGCCATGTTTACGGTGTCAAATTCACTGTCCTATCGGAAGATTTATACAACCGTACATTTACAGGTACTTTTTATCGGGGGCAAAGTATAAAAGATATTATGGAGATAGTCAATTTATCCATACCGATAAAATACAAAATAGAAGATCATCATGTAACCATGAATGAAATATAACTAATTGTTAATCTTTAAATTGTAATAATCATGAGTGAGTAGAAAGAAAAAAGAAGAAGGGAAAATCTTGCCGGATCCTCCCTTCTGAAATGTGTGATTCAATTAAACTTCCATTGCCGTGGAATTGATGTTTAATCTTAAAACGTTCAAAAATATGAATAATCAACGTATAGTTGTTTCCGTAAATCTGAAAAGAACTATAAAAATCATGAAATTAACCGTGTTAATGCTAACCATTTGTTTATCACAGATGGTAGCCGCAACTTATGCACAGACTGCGAAACTGAATGTTTCCGCGAAGAATGAAACATTGGAAAATGTGTTGAAACAAATAGAAAAACAGTCTGAATTTCTGTTTTTCTATAATCTGGAAGAGATTAACAAAAATGAAAAAATCTCTATTACGAAAAAGAATGCCAATATTCAAGATGTTTTGGATGCTATTGCAATGAAAACCGGTTTGAAATACACAATCAAAGACCGCCACATTGTACTGACCAACGAAACCTCGTCACCTATCATTGCATCAACACAACAGGAACGCAAGGTAACAGGTACGGTCAGCGATGCTTTCGGACCGATCACCGGAGCCAATATTATTCAAAAAGGGACAACCAATGGTACAACAACCGACATGGATGGAAACTACTCCATTGAAGTTCCGGATGGTGCTATCCTTCAAATCTCCTTTATCGGATATATTCAACAAGATATAGCCGTAAAAGGTAAAAATGTAATCAATGTTTTACTGAAGGAAGATACGCAAGCCTTGGAAGAGGTAGTCGTTGTCGGTTACGGTACAATGAAAAAGAAAGACTTGACAGGAGCTGTTGCTTCGGTAAAGATGGATGATACGCCAGTCGGTACGGTATCAACTATCAGCCATGCCCTGGCAGGTAAAGCAGCCGGTTTACAAGTTAGCGCAGTAAGTGCACAACCCGGTGGAGGAACAAACTTTCGTATCCGTGGTGCCGCTTCTGTTAATGCCAGTAACGACCCGTTGATTATCATCGACGGTTTTCCGGTAAGTGCACCTAATGAGGATAAAATCAAAACAGGCAAATACTCCAGCGGTACAACCGATAATATTCTGGCCTCTATCAACCCGAATGATATCGAGTCAATAGAAGTGCTGAAAGATGCCAGTTCTACAGCTATTTACGGAGCACGTGCAGGTAATGGCGTTATTATCGTTACAACTAAGAAAGGTAAGACCGGAACTCCCAAAGTTACTTACTCAGGAACTGCCAGTGTTCAAACTTTGGCTAATTCTTACGATATGTTGAATGCCAAAGATTATATGACTCAGTCAAACCGTTATCAGTATGAGCAATGGATGAAAGATAATAAGATCGGTGTCTATGGAGGCAAGAGTGAATCGGAAGCCTCTTCTGCTTACGTTCCCCGTTATACGGATTCCCAGATCGCCAATCCGGCAAACAACACGAACTGGTTCGATGAAATTACCCGTACAGGTTTCCAAACTCAGCATAATGTTTCCATCAATGGTGGTACCGATATGACGAAATACCTGATCTCAGGCAACTTCTTCAAACAGAATGGTGTTGTAAAAAACAACGATATGGAGCGCTATACCGGTCGTATGAACCTGGAACAAGTAGTCAGCAAATATGTAAAAGTAGGTGTAAACCTGACTTTGTCAAGAAACCAAATGAATAATGTTCCATTAGGTTCAGGACAGAATGAGAATGCCAGTATCATGGTTGCAGCAGCCCAATTTAATCCGATATTGGGTATTAGAGATGAAAACGGAGAATATATTTTAAATGACGAAGCAGCATTCCTGCCTAATCCGGTTTCGCTACTTGAAATAACAGACAAAACAACCAAAGAACGGTTACTGGCCACTTCTTTCATTGAAGTAAAACCAATCCAGGAACTGACATTGAAAGCGAACTTAGGTATTGACCGTAATTACCAGAAGCATAAAGTTTATCTGCCGAAAACAACCCTTTATGGGGCTAAAAAAGACGGACAGGCAGATATCGCCCAGTATGACAAATCCGATTATCTGTTGGAACTGACTGCCAACTATGCAAAACAATTTGGTAATCATAACCTGAACGCTTTGGTCGGATATTCTTTCCAGCGTTTTACTGACGAATCTTTATCGGCAGGTAACAGCCAGTTCCTGATCGACGGATTCCTGTATAATAACTTGGGGGCCGGTGCTTATCCGAAACCCAGTGTCGGATCTTCTGCATCCAAAGATGAAATGGCATCATTCTTCGGTCGTGTGAATTATTCATTCAAAGACCGTTATTTATTGACAGCGACATTACGTGCCGATGGGGCTTCCAACTTCGCAAAGAATAATCGTTGGGGGTATTTCCCCTCCGTAGCATTAGGCTGGAGATTTACAGAGGAAGAGTTCATGCGTCCGTTAACCAATGTGTTGTCTAATGGTAAGTTACGCTTGAGCTTCGGACAAACAGGTAATTCCAATATCGGAAACAAAGCCATTTCTTATTATAAGACAGGAAATAACAATGAATTCGGTGGAACAGAATCTGTCGGTGTCTATCTGGATCAGATGGGTAACCCGGACTTGAAATGGGAAACAACAACGGAATGGAACGTCGGTTTGGATTTAGGTTTCCTGAATAACCGTCTGAATGTAACCGCAGAATATTTCCATAAAGTTGTATCGGACTTGTTAAGCGAACGTACGTTACTTTCTTATAATGAAGTGGGTAAAATTGCTGCGAATATAGGAGAAACTCAGAGCCAGGGTCTCGAAATAACAATCAATACCAAAAACATTGACACCAAAGATTTTAGTT
This is a stretch of genomic DNA from Parabacteroides chongii. It encodes these proteins:
- a CDS encoding FecR family protein encodes the protein MTPENEHIKLIIGYLQGTLASDENNRFYSWINESENNKKEFFEVKAMFDAGKSTYSTQAVKESWDRLLDKRRSRQHFNIWRQVGSYAAVALVAVILSSTFFFSFFKDEKKGFYTRYIGGDGLEADVVELPDGTHISLGSKTTFHYDKDYGKDKRIVYLEGEAYFEVAKQKDKPFIVKTKEQDIEALGTKFNVMAYPLDSLVITTLLEGSVRLTTMNLSQSTIMKPDQQIVYNRNTKQSSLQHVDARQFTSWTTGYYYFSEQSLKAILDRLSHVYGVKFTVLSEDLYNRTFTGTFYRGQSIKDIMEIVNLSIPIKYKIEDHHVTMNEI
- a CDS encoding SusC/RagA family TonB-linked outer membrane protein, producing the protein MNNQRIVVSVNLKRTIKIMKLTVLMLTICLSQMVAATYAQTAKLNVSAKNETLENVLKQIEKQSEFLFFYNLEEINKNEKISITKKNANIQDVLDAIAMKTGLKYTIKDRHIVLTNETSSPIIASTQQERKVTGTVSDAFGPITGANIIQKGTTNGTTTDMDGNYSIEVPDGAILQISFIGYIQQDIAVKGKNVINVLLKEDTQALEEVVVVGYGTMKKKDLTGAVASVKMDDTPVGTVSTISHALAGKAAGLQVSAVSAQPGGGTNFRIRGAASVNASNDPLIIIDGFPVSAPNEDKIKTGKYSSGTTDNILASINPNDIESIEVLKDASSTAIYGARAGNGVIIVTTKKGKTGTPKVTYSGTASVQTLANSYDMLNAKDYMTQSNRYQYEQWMKDNKIGVYGGKSESEASSAYVPRYTDSQIANPANNTNWFDEITRTGFQTQHNVSINGGTDMTKYLISGNFFKQNGVVKNNDMERYTGRMNLEQVVSKYVKVGVNLTLSRNQMNNVPLGSGQNENASIMVAAAQFNPILGIRDENGEYILNDEAAFLPNPVSLLEITDKTTKERLLATSFIEVKPIQELTLKANLGIDRNYQKHKVYLPKTTLYGAKKDGQADIAQYDKSDYLLELTANYAKQFGNHNLNALVGYSFQRFTDESLSAGNSQFLIDGFLYNNLGAGAYPKPSVGSSASKDEMASFFGRVNYSFKDRYLLTATLRADGASNFAKNNRWGYFPSVALGWRFTEEEFMRPLTNVLSNGKLRLSFGQTGNSNIGNKAISYYKTGNNNEFGGTESVGVYLDQMGNPDLKWETTTEWNVGLDLGFLNNRLNVTAEYFHKVVSDLLSERTLLSYNEVGKIAANIGETQSQGLEITINTKNIDTKDFSWNSDFTFSFYRDKWKTRDASWKPAAYSQYNAPIRYYFGYVSDGLIQEGETVDWMTGSVPGQVKIKDLDGYVYNEDGTMKVDKHGIPVKSGKPDGKIDEADMVIYGSKDPGYLMGLNNTLRYKNFDFNIYFYGQFALWNIGSYKDLWLTGADGMTGIVNMYRGYNMPVSAKDVWAHDNTTATRPGYFQDKSPVSAGSTSTGKIGDYYLEKSWFIRCRNITLGYTIPMKQSKKVLSNIRVYADINNPFTITPYNGLDLETDNSVWAYPNVRSFSLGLDITF